The Fusobacterium sp. DD2 nucleotide sequence ATTATCTTCTATTGAACTGTCTAGTAGAAGTCCTACTCCTTTTCTGTCTTCAGATACAAAGAATAGTCCTCTTTGTAATGGGTCAGAAGGATCATTAAGTTTTATTTTTTCTCCTTTAAATTCTACATCACCTTTTGCGTGATATAGCCCCATTATTCCATTAGCTATTCCTATCTTTCCTTGACCAGCCATACCCCCAAGTCCTAATATTTCACCTTTTTTAATCTCCAATGATAAACCTTTTACACTTTCACCAGGCATGTCAACCCATAGATCTTTGATAGAAATAATAGTTTCTTTATTATCATTTTTTATCTCTTCTACATCATTAGAAGATTCTTCCATCTTTCTACCAATCATCCACTCTGTTATCTCATTGACATCTGTATCTCCAATTGGTGAAGAGTTTATTAATTTTCCATCTCTTAATACAACTACTTTATCACAAATGGACATAATCTCATCAAGTCTATGTGTTATAAAAAGTATAGCAATACCTTTATCTGACAACATTCTCATTGTCTCTAAAAGCATCTTAGCTTCTTTTTCTGTAAGTACAGCTGTTGGTTCGTCCAACACAAGAAGTTTAGTGTTATCTCTTTCTATCTCCCTTGCTATCTCTGTAAACTGTTTGTGAGCAACTGGCATCTCTGTAACCACAGTGTTTACATTAATATCCACTCCCAAACTTCCCAATGCATCATTAGCTCTAGACTCAACAGTTTTCTTATCAATGGCTTTAATTCTTGAGCCAAAAAGTCCTTCTAAGAAGGTATTAATAGTCGATTCTCTGTTAAGCACAACATTTTCTGAAGCTTCAAATCCCGGAATCAATGAAAACTCCTGGTGTACCATTCCTATACCAGCTTCCAAAGCATCAAAGGGTGATTTAAAATTTGTTTCTTTTCCATCAAAGTAAATCTTTCCTCCAAAACCTCCAGTTTCAGCTATAACTGGCATACCAAAGATACATTTCATAAGAGTAGATTTACCAGCCCCATTTTCACCAACCAGCCCAACAATTTCGCCAGGTTTTACTTCAAGATTGATATCTTTTAGTACGACATTTTCACCAAACGTCTTTGAAAGATTTTCTATTTTTAATAATACTTCTTTCAATAATTCCACCCCTTATTTGAAAAAATGAGGGGAGACAAATTTCCCCTCACCTTTTATTTTTGTTATTTAATTTTAAAGTATTTTTCTGGTACTTTTTCATCTGTCATATGAAGATATCCTTGTCCTAATACATAAGTATCTTGATATAACAAGAAGAAGTTATCTTTTTCTACACCATTTACATCAGTATAGTTACTTCCATTCCATTTTGCACCTGGTGTAAATTTATTATAAGATTCAATTATAGAATCAAAGTCTGTTAAATCTGCACCATGTTCTATTACGTTTCTTACATGGTCACCTAAGGCAATAGCTGATATAAAGTTATAAGAATAAGCCCAAGTTCCCATTCTTCCAGCTGCACCTTTTGATACAACAGTATCTTCAACTTTCTTTAAAATCTTTGGCCAATTTCCTTTTTCTTCTTCAGTAAATTTGATTCCTAAAGCTCCTGGATATCCCATAGTAGGTGAAGGTAGGTCTGCTTCTACAAAGTATCCACCGTCTTCAGAAATTCTCTTTAAAAGTGGTTCTGTGTGAGCGTCGTTTGTTGCAAAGAACGCTGTATCTTTACCATATTTTTTCAACCAGTTAGGTACTTGTTCTAGAATATATTGTTGTGCTCCTGCTACACCAACGTCACTTACTGGGTCTGGTGCAGACATATCTATAAATTCCATTCCTAAATCTTTAGCAGTTGCTGCCATTATGTTTCTTCTTCTAGATAGAAGTTCATAACTTAAGTGTCTTGGGAATGATATATGTACAAATTTTTTAGCTCCCATTCTTTGTGCTGCTTTTACAATTAGATATCCTCTTGCCACATTATCAGGGTTTGTTACTAAATCTGCTGCCTCAGCTATAATATCTGGGTCTTCATGTGGTGAGTTTGCAATTAATAAGATATCTGGTCTAGCTTTTCTTATTCTTCTAAAAGCCTCAACAGTTCCTGGTACGGCTTCAACAAGGATGATGGCCTTCATCTTAGGGTCATCTGCCAGGGCAACTATTTGAGATATAGTTGTTTCCATTTCCTGCATAAAGTTATCCGGATATGTTACATGAGTAACCATTCCACCATTTTCAACTGTACCATACATCTTAGCTAATGCTTCAGCTCCTCTCAAACTGTCCTCAGATTGAGATACAGTTCCACTTACTACCCCAATATGGTAATCTGGAGTTTCTGCAAAGCTAAATAATGACACAATGAACATCAAAACAATCATTACATACTTTTTCATAATTTTCCCCCTTACATTT carries:
- a CDS encoding sugar ABC transporter ATP-binding protein, which translates into the protein MKEVLLKIENLSKTFGENVVLKDINLEVKPGEIVGLVGENGAGKSTLMKCIFGMPVIAETGGFGGKIYFDGKETNFKSPFDALEAGIGMVHQEFSLIPGFEASENVVLNRESTINTFLEGLFGSRIKAIDKKTVESRANDALGSLGVDINVNTVVTEMPVAHKQFTEIAREIERDNTKLLVLDEPTAVLTEKEAKMLLETMRMLSDKGIAILFITHRLDEIMSICDKVVVLRDGKLINSSPIGDTDVNEITEWMIGRKMEESSNDVEEIKNDNKETIISIKDLWVDMPGESVKGLSLEIKKGEILGLGGMAGQGKIGIANGIMGLYHAKGDVEFKGEKIKLNDPSDPLQRGLFFVSEDRKGVGLLLDSSIEDNIAYPAMQIKGEFFKKRFGVFNLVDEKKIKENAVDYIKKLEIRCMSEKQTAQELSGGNQQKVCLAKAFTMDPEVLFVSEPTRGIDVGAKKLVLDTLKQYNREEGTTVIITSSEIEELRSVCDRIAIITEGKVEGILPPTADVLEFGKMMMGVKNRKGGAKNEKSK
- a CDS encoding DUF3798 domain-containing protein; its protein translation is MKKYVMIVLMFIVSLFSFAETPDYHIGVVSGTVSQSEDSLRGAEALAKMYGTVENGGMVTHVTYPDNFMQEMETTISQIVALADDPKMKAIILVEAVPGTVEAFRRIRKARPDILLIANSPHEDPDIIAEAADLVTNPDNVARGYLIVKAAQRMGAKKFVHISFPRHLSYELLSRRRNIMAATAKDLGMEFIDMSAPDPVSDVGVAGAQQYILEQVPNWLKKYGKDTAFFATNDAHTEPLLKRISEDGGYFVEADLPSPTMGYPGALGIKFTEEEKGNWPKILKKVEDTVVSKGAAGRMGTWAYSYNFISAIALGDHVRNVIEHGADLTDFDSIIESYNKFTPGAKWNGSNYTDVNGVEKDNFFLLYQDTYVLGQGYLHMTDEKVPEKYFKIK